In the genome of Calonectris borealis chromosome 14, bCalBor7.hap1.2, whole genome shotgun sequence, the window tcatttctcCAGGGGTGCATAATTCAAAAGCTTCTCAATCAGATCCACATGGGCTAGGAGCATTCTGCGGCAGCAGTATCTCTTCAAACCAAGGGCATCCAGGGCGTCTCTAttaatgaacattaaaaaaaaaaaaaaaggatgaagtgATCTAAGTGTTCCTAAGCAATATACTGATTACTCTGATTACTGAGCTTAGTCATAGAAGAAAACTTGTTTGCAGTTCAAATTAAGACATAGACATTTCGCGTGTGCTGTTAATGCTCTTTTCCATTTACTGCTTTTGACAGGGCGTTTGCCTGTTCTCTGGCCTGCAAGAGCACACGATCTCCTGTTGCAGATGGCGTCCAGCTGACACAACTACCGAACTTGCAGAGGTAGGTCTGCAGAACGCCCACGGGAACAGAACTGTAACAGACTAACTCTTACAAATTTCCTCTTCTGAATTACCCCACTCATGAGGGCATATTTGGTCATGAAACAGCAAGGTTAAGTGAGGTGcaagtattttggttttggaaataaaattttagtcTTCACAGCTGGAAAGAGACTTGAAATATGGTACATTTCTAACCTCAATTATTTAGTTACAGCAACTCAGTCTTCCTTGTACAAACACCAGTCTGTAGAAAAGAGAGGAGCTGATCTGGTTAAAAATCTGATTAATCGAGAGGTGTGAATGTAGTAACAGGAACAGAGTT includes:
- the POLR2L gene encoding DNA-directed RNA polymerases I, II, and III subunit RPABC5, producing the protein MIIPVRCFTCGKIVGNKWEAYLGLLQAEYTEGDALDALGLKRYCCRRMLLAHVDLIEKLLNYAPLEK